In the Cannabis sativa cultivar Pink pepper isolate KNU-18-1 unplaced genomic scaffold, ASM2916894v1 Contig1, whole genome shotgun sequence genome, one interval contains:
- the LOC133032915 gene encoding uncharacterized protein LOC133032915 isoform X2 — protein MDDHEFRRILDLFPLVRSRDFVAESESSSRQSSSKPSQNEELKDWQDAWEEGSSKEVEIKGTDHNDAFWKKLKSAVEGKVDAADAEKFCKTFQRIHNQLVNKELSSEAAQNFLNLSISDK, from the exons ATGGACGACCACGAATTTCGGCGTATCTTGGATCTCTTCCCCCTCGTCCGATCCCGAGATTTTGTT GCTGAATCAGAATCATCAAGTAGACAATCATCTTCTAAGCCGTCGCAAAATGAAGAG CTAAAAGATTGGCAAGACGCATGGGAAGAAGGAAGTAGCAAAGAAGTTGAAATCAAAGGAACTGATCATAATG ATGCATTTTGGAAGAAGCTCAAGTCAGCTGTTGAGGGAAAG GTTGATGCAGCCGATGCAGAGAAATTTTGCAAGACATTTCAGAGAATTCATAATCAACTT GTTAATAAAGAACTGAGTTCAGAGGCTGCCCAAAATTTTCTAAACTTGTCAATTTCTGACAAATAG
- the LOC133032981 gene encoding glutathione S-transferase T3-like: MVSSINKQSIDLNVESSTQSVSETHSTHGVEGLAKVVLHSEEEPSQKNKLKWSKEANILLISAWLNTSKDAVVGTDQTSANFWGRIVNYFNTHYKDDQQRTGKQCKDHWNKINQKVTRFNVCYKQVQQAHHSGWSDDRIIENAHEMYKSENNNSNFQLVDNWRFLKDEPK, translated from the coding sequence ATGGTTTCAAGCATTAATAAGCAAAGTATTGATTTGAATGTTGAATCGTCAACACAATCCGTCTCTGAAACTCATTCAACACATGGTGTTGAAGGGTTAGCAAAAGTGGTTCTACACAGTGAAGAGGAACCAAgccaaaaaaataaacttaaatggAGCAAGGAAGCAAATATACTTCTGATAAGTGCATGGCTTAATACATCTAAGGATGCTGTCGTGGGAACTGACCAAACTTCTGCAAATTTTTGGGGTCGAATCGTAAATTACTTCAACACCCACTACAAAGATGATCAACAAAGAACTGGAAAGCAATGCAAAGACCATTGGAACAAGATAAATCAAAAGGTGACACGTTTCAATGTGTGTTACAAGCAAGTACAACAAGCACATCACAGTGGTTGGTCTGATGACCGAATTATTGAGAATGCACATGAGATGTACAAGTCTGAAAATAACAATTCAAATTTTCAACTTGTAGACAATTGGAGATTTTTAAAAGATGAGCCGAAATAG
- the LOC133032915 gene encoding uncharacterized protein LOC133032915 isoform X1, with product MDDHEFRRILDLFPLVRSRDFVFQAESESSSRQSSSKPSQNEELKDWQDAWEEGSSKEVEIKGTDHNDAFWKKLKSAVEGKVDAADAEKFCKTFQRIHNQLVNKELSSEAAQNFLNLSISDK from the exons ATGGACGACCACGAATTTCGGCGTATCTTGGATCTCTTCCCCCTCGTCCGATCCCGAGATTTTGTT TTTCAGGCTGAATCAGAATCATCAAGTAGACAATCATCTTCTAAGCCGTCGCAAAATGAAGAG CTAAAAGATTGGCAAGACGCATGGGAAGAAGGAAGTAGCAAAGAAGTTGAAATCAAAGGAACTGATCATAATG ATGCATTTTGGAAGAAGCTCAAGTCAGCTGTTGAGGGAAAG GTTGATGCAGCCGATGCAGAGAAATTTTGCAAGACATTTCAGAGAATTCATAATCAACTT GTTAATAAAGAACTGAGTTCAGAGGCTGCCCAAAATTTTCTAAACTTGTCAATTTCTGACAAATAG
- the LOC133032916 gene encoding 10 kDa chaperonin, mitochondrial-like, translating into MARRLIPLFDRILIEKIVPPAKTNSGILLPEKTSKLNTGKVVAVGQGGRDRDGKLIPVHVKEGDTVLLPEYGGTEVKLADKEYHLYREDDILGTLHD; encoded by the exons ATGGCGAGACGGCTGATCCCATTGTTCGATCGCATTTTGATTGAGAAAATCGTCCCTCCTGCAAAGACTAACTCCGGCATTCTTCTTCCTGAAAAAACTTCCAAG CTGAACACTGGAAAAGTTGTTGCTGTCGGTCAAGGAGGTCGTGATAGAGATGGGAAACTAATTCCTGTACATGTAAAGGAAGGAGACACAGTTCTTTTGCCCGAATATGGAGGAACTGAAGTTAAACTCGCCGATAAAGA GTATCATCTGTATAGGGAGGACGACATTCTGGGAACTCTTCATGATTAG